TTTCCAGAGCGCCCAGAACCACCGTCGTGCGGCCCCCGGCGCTGTCATGCACAACCCATTTGCGCAATTCGACCGGGTCATCGGTGAACATCAGCTCCAGCCCGCCGTATTCGGGGTTCTCCGGGTCCTGCGCCTGAAGGATCGTTGTCGTTCCGTCGAACTGATGGCCCACAACCATATCGGCCTGTCCCAGATCCACAGTTTTGGCCAGGATGATCGACAGCGGCGTACGCTTCAGCGGATAAGTCTCCGGCGGCTGGTTCGATTTCGGATCGTGGATCACCACCGACCCGGCCCCGGCCACCACCGTGGCGCCATTTTCGCCATCATATTCGAACCGCATCCGGCCCGGCCGATGGATATACAGCTTGCCAGTGGACAGCGTGCCATCATCGTTGATCTGGGTAAAACTGGCTTCGGCCGTGGTCATGGCGTTCAGGTAAGCCGACAGTTCCGACAGGCTCAGCTTCTCTGCCGCCCAGGCAGCAGGGGCACACAGGATCAGCGCCGCGACAAGTGCAATCTGTTTCATGACCCTTAGATAAGCCCTGACTGTGGAAAAGGAAGAGCCACCCGCCGCTGCGGGAGACCCTGCGCACCCATCCGCCGATCTACTGTTCGGGGACTAGGATTTCCCGTTTGCCGACATGGTTCGCCGGAGACACCAGCCCTTCGTCCTCCATCTGCTCAACCAGACGCGCGGCCTTGTTATAGCCAATCGCCAGTTTGCGCTGGATGTAAGAGGTAGAGCACTTGCGGTCCTTGATCACGATCTGCACGGCGGAGTCATACAGCGCATCCTCGCCCGTGGTATTGCCGCCGGTGGACAGCCCCAGAACCGCGTCGATGTCGTCGGCCTTCTCGTCATCCG
This genomic stretch from Phaeobacter gallaeciensis harbors:
- a CDS encoding LolA family protein, yielding MKQIALVAALILCAPAAWAAEKLSLSELSAYLNAMTTAEASFTQINDDGTLSTGKLYIHRPGRMRFEYDGENGATVVAGAGSVVIHDPKSNQPPETYPLKRTPLSIILAKTVDLGQADMVVGHQFDGTTTILQAQDPENPEYGGLELMFTDDPVELRKWVVHDSAGGRTTVVLGALETGGKLSSFLFTTGAGSGSR